A part of Acidimicrobiales bacterium genomic DNA contains:
- a CDS encoding 50S ribosomal protein L24 — protein MKIRKGDRVRVLTGKDRGKEGTVMRALPAERKVIVDGVNVAKKHQKAKQATMQGGIIDKDMPLPVANVAIVCSSCGPTRIGYRFDAAGDKVRVCRKCGGDL, from the coding sequence ATGAAGATCCGCAAGGGCGACCGCGTCCGTGTGCTCACCGGCAAGGACCGCGGCAAGGAGGGCACCGTGATGCGCGCCCTCCCGGCGGAGCGCAAGGTGATCGTCGACGGCGTGAACGTCGCCAAGAAGCACCAGAAGGCGAAGCAGGCCACCATGCAGGGCGGCATCATCGACAAGGACATGCCCCTGCCGGTGGCCAACGTGGCCATCGTGTGCAGCAGCTGCGGGCCCACCCGGATCGGCTACCGCTTCGATGCCGCCGGCGACAAGGTGCGGGTCTGCCGCAAGTGTGGGGGTGACCTGTGA
- the rplN gene encoding 50S ribosomal protein L14 has protein sequence MIQQETRLRVADNSGAREVLCIKVLGGSKRRYASIGDIFVATVKDAIPGAGVKKGDVVKCVVVRVKKEKRRPDGSYIRFDENAAVLINDQLQPRGTRIFGPVGRELRDKKFMRIVSLAPEVL, from the coding sequence GTGATCCAGCAGGAGACCCGCCTGCGGGTTGCCGACAACTCGGGTGCCCGCGAGGTGCTCTGCATCAAGGTGCTGGGCGGCTCGAAGCGCCGCTACGCCTCGATCGGCGACATCTTCGTGGCCACCGTGAAGGACGCCATCCCCGGCGCGGGCGTGAAGAAGGGCGACGTCGTCAAGTGCGTCGTGGTCCGCGTCAAGAAGGAGAAGCGTCGTCCCGACGGTTCGTACATCCGCTTCGACGAGAACGCCGCCGTGCTCATCAACGATCAGCTGCAGCCCCGCGGCACCCGGATCTTCGGCCCGGTGGGCCGCGAGCTCCGCGACAAGAAGTTCATGCGGATCGTCTCCCTCGCCCCGGAGGTGCTCTGA
- the rpsQ gene encoding 30S ribosomal protein S17: MADDAVQADAAADARPARKVREGLVVSDKMDRTVVVAVVDRVRHRRYAKTVQRTKRLYAHDEANDVRVGDRVRVMETRPQSKLKRWRVIEVLERAR; encoded by the coding sequence ATGGCCGACGACGCCGTGCAGGCCGACGCGGCCGCCGATGCCCGCCCCGCCCGCAAGGTGCGGGAAGGGCTCGTGGTGTCCGACAAGATGGACAGGACGGTCGTGGTCGCCGTGGTGGACCGCGTGCGCCACCGCCGCTACGCCAAGACCGTCCAGCGCACCAAGCGCCTCTACGCCCACGACGAGGCCAACGACGTGCGCGTCGGCGACCGGGTGCGCGTCATGGAGACCCGGCCGCAGTCGAAGCTCAAGCGCTGGCGGGTCATCGAGGTCCTGGAGCGTGCCAGGTGA
- the rpmC gene encoding 50S ribosomal protein L29 — translation MPIDIAELRGLDDATLAERLDEAKETLFNLRFQHVTGQLDNTARLGEVRREVARLATLIREREIAAADELARQEERS, via the coding sequence ATGCCGATCGACATCGCCGAGCTCCGCGGCCTCGACGACGCCACGCTCGCCGAGCGCCTCGACGAGGCCAAGGAGACCCTGTTCAACCTGCGCTTCCAGCACGTCACCGGCCAGCTCGACAACACCGCTCGCCTGGGCGAGGTGCGCCGAGAGGTGGCCCGGCTGGCCACGCTGATCCGAGAGCGCGAGATCGCCGCGGCCGACGAGCTGGCCCGGCAGGAGGAGAGGTCGTGA
- the rplP gene encoding 50S ribosomal protein L16 — protein MLMPRKVKHRKQQRGRLKGTSKGGTNVTFGDFGIQALEPGWITARQIEAARVAMTRHVRRGGKVWINIFPDKPVTEKPAETRMGSGKGNPERWVAVVRPGRILFELAYPNPEVAKAALERAIQKLPIKARVVAREEVA, from the coding sequence ATGTTGATGCCGAGGAAGGTCAAGCACCGCAAGCAGCAGCGCGGCCGCTTGAAGGGCACGTCGAAGGGGGGCACCAACGTCACCTTCGGCGACTTCGGGATCCAGGCCCTCGAGCCGGGTTGGATCACCGCGCGCCAGATCGAGGCCGCCCGAGTCGCGATGACCCGTCACGTGCGCCGCGGCGGGAAGGTCTGGATCAACATCTTTCCGGACAAGCCGGTGACCGAGAAGCCGGCCGAGACGCGCATGGGCTCGGGCAAGGGCAACCCCGAGCGCTGGGTCGCCGTGGTGCGGCCGGGTCGCATCCTGTTCGAGCTCGCCTACCCGAACCCCGAGGTCGCCAAGGCCGCCCTGGAGCGGGCCATCCAGAAGCTCCCCATCAAGGCCCGGGTCGTGGCACGCGAGGAGGTGGCCTGA
- the rpsC gene encoding 30S ribosomal protein S3, with protein MGQKVNPYGFRLGVTTDWKSRWFSDREYTEYLIEDWRIRDYLMTQLPHAAISRIEVERTRDRLRVDVHTARPGIVIGRRGAEAERLRTGLARITGNNKVQLNIQEIKQPELDAALIAQGVADQLAGRVAFRRAMKRAVQNAQKAGALGIRVQCSGRLGGSEMARTEWYREGRVPLHTLRADIDYGFREARTTYGRIGVKVWIYKGDILPYKTVVEDKIAREAAMAAGETSGQARPRKVVSSAAHRRPAAEASPEAVEELPEATPLLKEADPELERLLADEEEIERRTRQSHETPHFRPHED; from the coding sequence ATGGGTCAGAAGGTCAACCCCTACGGCTTCCGGCTCGGTGTCACCACCGACTGGAAGAGCCGCTGGTTCAGCGACCGGGAGTACACGGAGTACCTCATCGAGGACTGGAGGATCCGTGACTACCTGATGACCCAGCTCCCCCATGCGGCCATCAGCCGCATCGAGGTGGAGCGGACGCGCGACCGGCTGCGCGTCGACGTGCACACCGCCCGGCCCGGCATCGTGATCGGCCGTCGGGGCGCCGAGGCCGAGCGGCTGCGCACCGGGCTGGCCCGCATCACCGGCAACAACAAGGTCCAGCTGAACATCCAGGAGATCAAGCAGCCCGAGCTCGACGCCGCCCTCATCGCCCAGGGGGTGGCCGACCAGCTCGCGGGCCGCGTCGCCTTCCGCCGGGCCATGAAGCGGGCCGTGCAGAACGCCCAGAAGGCCGGCGCCCTCGGCATCCGGGTGCAGTGCTCCGGGCGTCTCGGCGGCTCGGAGATGGCCCGCACCGAGTGGTACCGCGAGGGTCGCGTGCCGCTCCACACGCTGCGCGCCGACATCGACTACGGCTTCCGCGAGGCCCGCACCACCTACGGCCGCATCGGCGTGAAGGTGTGGATCTACAAGGGCGACATCCTCCCCTACAAGACGGTCGTCGAGGACAAGATCGCTCGCGAGGCGGCCATGGCCGCCGGTGAGACCTCGGGCCAGGCACGTCCCCGCAAGGTGGTGTCGTCGGCCGCCCATCGCCGACCGGCGGCCGAGGCGAGCCCCGAGGCGGTGGAGGAGCTGCCCGAGGCCACGCCGCTGCTCAAGGAGGCCGACCCCGAGCTCGAGCGCCTCCTCGCCGACGAAGAGGAGATCGAGCGTCGCACCCGCCAGAGCCACGAGACGCCGCACTTCCGGCCCCACGAGGACTGA
- the rplV gene encoding 50S ribosomal protein L22: MPGVKTNERPGTRSQVRYVRISAYKAREVLDLVRGLDVQRADEVLRFSERDAAQVIRKCLASAVANAEHNDGQTADELYVSACFADEGPTLKRWRPRARGRATRIRKRTCHITVIVSRLPDEALERRRVAEASSGRAGRRAQQSAESRRRRVAKSRGAEAAPAAAEAAVELDEGPEALAGEATSGEATSGEATSGEQPEATAAAGADDSPDTEDEAPATEGDDDTKGKA; the protein is encoded by the coding sequence ATGCCGGGCGTCAAGACCAACGAGCGCCCGGGCACGCGCTCCCAGGTGCGCTACGTGCGCATCTCGGCGTACAAGGCCCGGGAGGTGCTCGACCTCGTCCGCGGCCTCGACGTGCAGCGGGCCGACGAGGTGCTGCGCTTCTCCGAGCGCGACGCTGCCCAGGTCATCCGCAAGTGCCTGGCGTCGGCGGTGGCCAACGCCGAGCACAACGACGGCCAGACGGCCGACGAGCTGTACGTGTCGGCCTGCTTCGCCGACGAGGGTCCCACGCTCAAGCGTTGGCGCCCGCGGGCGCGGGGACGGGCGACGCGGATCCGCAAGCGCACCTGCCACATCACCGTGATCGTCAGCCGGCTCCCCGACGAGGCCCTGGAGCGCCGCCGGGTCGCCGAGGCATCCTCGGGCCGGGCCGGGCGGCGGGCCCAGCAGTCGGCCGAATCCCGGCGCCGGCGGGTCGCCAAGAGCCGCGGGGCCGAGGCCGCGCCGGCCGCCGCCGAGGCCGCGGTCGAGCTCGACGAGGGGCCCGAGGCGCTCGCCGGCGAGGCGACCTCCGGCGAGGCGACGTCCGGCGAGGCGACGTCCGGCGAGCAGCCCGAGGCGACCGCCGCCGCCGGGGCCGACGACTCGCCGGACACCGAGGACGAGGCACCGGCGACCGAGGGCGACGACGACACGAAGGGCAAGGCGTAG
- the rpsS gene encoding 30S ribosomal protein S19 — protein sequence MPRSLKKGPFVDDHLLKKVDDLNTVGEKRVVKTWSRRSTIIPDMVGHTIAVHDGRKHVPVYITEAMVGHKLGEFAPTRTFRYHAGQEKAARGRR from the coding sequence ATGCCCCGAAGCCTCAAGAAGGGCCCGTTCGTCGACGACCACCTGCTGAAGAAGGTGGACGACCTGAACACGGTCGGTGAGAAGCGCGTCGTCAAGACGTGGTCTCGCCGCTCCACGATCATCCCCGACATGGTCGGGCACACCATCGCCGTGCACGACGGCCGCAAGCACGTGCCCGTCTACATCACCGAGGCCATGGTGGGGCACAAGCTGGGCGAGTTCGCTCCCACCCGCACGTTCAGGTACCACGCCGGCCAGGAGAAGGCCGCGAGGGGGCGTCGCTGA
- the rplB gene encoding 50S ribosomal protein L2 yields MALRKRKPTSPGRRFQTVSDFSEVTAERPERSLLAPKSGSGGRNNHGRKTARHKGGGHKQRYRVIDFRRTKDGVPAKVAAIEYDPNRTCRIALLHYLDGEKRYILAPARVQVGDLLQSGQGSEIKPGNALPLRYIPVGTTIHNVELKPGAGGKMARSAGASVQLVAKEGDFATLRLPSTEMRRVPIDCRATVGEVGNAEAELVKVGKAGRNRWKGVRPQTRGVAMNPVDHPLGGGEGKTSGGRHPVSPWGKPEGRTRQKDKPSSKLIIRRRRTRGSRR; encoded by the coding sequence ATGGCCCTCCGCAAGCGCAAGCCCACCAGCCCGGGCCGCCGCTTCCAGACCGTCTCCGACTTCTCCGAGGTGACTGCGGAGAGGCCGGAGCGCTCTCTCCTCGCGCCCAAGTCGGGCAGCGGCGGCCGCAACAACCACGGTCGCAAGACCGCCCGCCACAAGGGTGGCGGCCACAAGCAGCGGTACCGCGTGATCGACTTCCGGCGCACCAAGGACGGGGTCCCGGCCAAGGTCGCGGCCATCGAGTACGACCCCAACCGCACCTGCCGCATCGCCCTGCTGCACTACCTCGACGGTGAGAAGCGCTACATCCTCGCCCCGGCACGGGTGCAGGTCGGCGACCTGCTGCAGAGCGGCCAGGGGTCGGAGATCAAGCCGGGCAACGCCCTGCCGCTGCGCTACATCCCGGTCGGCACCACGATCCACAACGTCGAGCTGAAGCCGGGCGCCGGCGGCAAGATGGCCCGGAGCGCCGGTGCCAGCGTGCAGCTGGTCGCCAAGGAGGGCGACTTCGCCACCCTGCGCCTGCCCAGCACCGAGATGCGCCGGGTTCCCATCGATTGCCGGGCGACCGTCGGCGAGGTCGGCAACGCCGAGGCCGAGCTGGTCAAGGTGGGCAAGGCCGGCCGCAACCGCTGGAAGGGCGTTCGGCCCCAGACCCGCGGCGTGGCCATGAACCCCGTCGACCACCCCCTCGGCGGCGGCGAGGGCAAGACCTCCGGCGGCCGCCACCCGGTGTCGCCGTGGGGCAAGCCCGAGGGCCGCACCCGCCAGAAGGACAAGCCGTCCTCGAAGCTCATCATCCGGCGTCGCCGCACCCGCGGCTCGCGGAGGTAG
- the rplW gene encoding 50S ribosomal protein L23, whose product MNARDVIIEPIVSEKSYALLEQNVYTFKVHRGASKPQISDAVETIFNVRVVKVNTLNRQGKRRRNRRTNRMGKRPDTKRAFVTLAAGDRIELFES is encoded by the coding sequence GTGAACGCCCGTGACGTGATCATCGAGCCGATCGTGAGCGAGAAGTCGTACGCGCTGCTCGAGCAGAACGTCTACACGTTCAAGGTGCACCGAGGCGCCAGCAAGCCGCAGATCTCCGACGCGGTGGAGACGATCTTCAACGTGCGGGTCGTCAAGGTGAACACCCTCAACCGCCAGGGGAAGCGCCGGCGGAACCGTCGCACCAACCGGATGGGCAAGCGCCCCGACACGAAGCGCGCCTTCGTGACGCTCGCCGCCGGTGACCGCATCGAGCTGTTCGAGAGCTAG
- the rplD gene encoding 50S ribosomal protein L4 translates to MPVVDVRSQAGAIVGSLELDPDVFGIQPNLPVLHQVVTAQLANRRAGTQSTKTRAEVRGGGAKPFRQKGTGRARQGSTRAPHWSGGGVALGPKPRSYRQRTPKKMVRLALLSALSDRAVEARVVVIDEWSFAAPRTKDAVAALGAIGVTGKVLVVVADGDEVTARSFRNLPDVQLLRSSELNAYDVLCNDWIVFSRDTLPTTAGAQGGEVA, encoded by the coding sequence ATGCCCGTCGTCGACGTCCGCAGCCAGGCCGGCGCCATCGTCGGCAGCCTCGAGCTCGATCCCGACGTGTTCGGGATCCAGCCGAACCTGCCGGTCCTGCACCAGGTGGTCACGGCCCAGCTGGCCAACCGCCGGGCCGGCACCCAGAGCACCAAGACCCGCGCCGAGGTGCGCGGAGGCGGGGCCAAGCCCTTCCGCCAGAAGGGCACCGGCCGGGCCCGCCAGGGCAGCACGCGGGCTCCCCACTGGAGTGGTGGTGGCGTGGCCCTCGGTCCGAAGCCCCGCAGCTACCGCCAGCGCACCCCCAAGAAGATGGTGCGGCTCGCCCTGCTCTCGGCGCTGTCCGACCGGGCCGTCGAAGCCAGGGTGGTCGTGATCGACGAGTGGTCGTTCGCGGCCCCCAGGACCAAGGACGCCGTCGCCGCGCTGGGCGCGATCGGCGTGACCGGCAAGGTGCTGGTGGTGGTCGCCGACGGCGACGAGGTCACGGCGCGCAGCTTCCGGAACCTCCCCGACGTGCAGCTGCTGCGGTCGAGCGAGCTCAACGCCTACGACGTGCTCTGCAACGACTGGATCGTGTTCAGCCGCGACACGCTGCCCACCACTGCGGGGGCCCAGGGAGGTGAGGTGGCGTGA
- the rplC gene encoding 50S ribosomal protein L3, producing MATKAIVGEKVGMTQVWDDDNRVVPVTVLKVAPCRVVQVKTPERDGYAALQVTFGRRDPRKLSRPEAGHFSGAGVEPGRRLVELRLDDVSGFEVGQELSVDVLAEGELVDVTAVSRGKGFSGVMKRHGFSGMGAGHGAHKVHRAPGAIGACATPGRVFRGTRMAGRSGAAKVTTLNLKVVQADAERDLLLVRGAVPGPRGGVVVVRNAVKVAEKR from the coding sequence ATGGCGACAAAGGCAATCGTCGGCGAGAAGGTCGGCATGACGCAGGTGTGGGACGACGACAACCGTGTCGTCCCGGTCACCGTGCTGAAGGTCGCGCCCTGTCGCGTGGTCCAGGTGAAGACGCCCGAGCGCGACGGGTACGCCGCCCTGCAGGTCACCTTCGGGCGCAGGGACCCCCGCAAGCTGAGCCGGCCCGAGGCCGGCCACTTCTCGGGTGCAGGGGTCGAGCCGGGCCGGCGGCTCGTCGAGCTGCGCCTCGACGACGTCAGCGGCTTCGAGGTCGGCCAGGAGCTGAGCGTCGACGTGCTGGCCGAGGGCGAGCTGGTCGACGTCACCGCGGTCAGCCGGGGCAAGGGCTTCTCCGGCGTGATGAAGCGGCACGGCTTCTCCGGCATGGGCGCCGGCCACGGTGCCCACAAGGTCCACCGGGCACCGGGTGCCATCGGCGCCTGCGCCACCCCCGGTCGCGTGTTCCGGGGCACCCGCATGGCCGGCCGGTCGGGTGCGGCCAAGGTCACCACCCTGAACCTGAAGGTCGTCCAGGCCGATGCCGAGCGCGACCTGCTCCTGGTGCGCGGCGCGGTCCCCGGCCCGCGCGGCGGCGTGGTGGTCGTCCGCAACGCCGTCAAGGTCGCCGAGAAGAGGTAG
- a CDS encoding DUF420 domain-containing protein, protein MPTFSPTIAFVAISEALPARGRSARLGRRSVDSVVPCGSRGRGPSRTSIRGSPAVQGRTGQPGEDSDARRQPPIARAGRWRALPGRILAVDPDRPTTPLPPPASTRLAAVPPARAAAAVVGLGLLASCGLLLLVYAGDGGDGDDSWSAVPVLNATLNAACAVSLVVGYRAIRQGAVAVHRRAMLTGVGFSAAFLISYLTYHALHGDTPFEGPGPIRALYLAVLVSHVLLSVVALPLVLGTLWAALAARFPAHRRIARITLPVWLYVSVTGVVVVILLRTAGS, encoded by the coding sequence ATGCCGACCTTCTCGCCGACGATTGCCTTTGTCGCCATCTCGGAGGCTCTTCCTGCACGCGGACGCTCCGCACGGCTGGGCCGGCGGAGCGTCGACTCGGTTGTGCCGTGCGGTTCCCGCGGTCGCGGGCCTTCGCGGACGTCGATTCGAGGGAGTCCGGCCGTCCAGGGGCGAACCGGGCAACCAGGAGAGGATAGCGACGCTCGTCGGCAGCCGCCAATCGCCCGTGCTGGTCGGTGGCGCGCCCTGCCTGGCAGGATCCTCGCCGTGGATCCCGACCGGCCCACCACCCCGCTCCCCCCGCCGGCGTCCACGCGGCTCGCGGCGGTGCCACCGGCCCGGGCAGCGGCCGCCGTCGTCGGCCTCGGCCTCCTCGCGTCGTGCGGGCTCCTGCTCCTGGTGTACGCAGGCGACGGCGGCGACGGCGACGATTCCTGGTCGGCCGTCCCCGTCCTCAACGCCACGCTCAACGCGGCCTGTGCGGTGTCACTGGTGGTCGGCTACCGGGCGATCCGCCAGGGTGCCGTGGCCGTCCACCGGCGCGCCATGCTGACCGGGGTCGGGTTCTCGGCCGCGTTCCTGATCAGCTACCTCACCTACCACGCCCTGCACGGCGACACGCCGTTCGAGGGCCCCGGACCGATCCGGGCCCTCTACCTGGCCGTCCTGGTGAGCCACGTCCTGCTCTCGGTGGTGGCCCTGCCCCTGGTCCTCGGGACGCTCTGGGCCGCGCTGGCCGCCCGCTTCCCCGCGCACCGGCGCATCGCTCGCATCACGCTCCCCGTGTGGCTCTACGTCAGCGTCACCGGCGTGGTGGTCGTGATCCTGCTCCGCACGGCTGGCTCCTGA
- the rpsJ gene encoding 30S ribosomal protein S10 encodes MADAASKQKIRIRLKAYDHEIIDQSTKKIVETVLRTQATVRGPVPLPTEKHRYTVIRSPHKDKDSREHFEMRIHKRLLDILEPSPKTVDSLQRLDLPAGVDIEIKIQQA; translated from the coding sequence ATGGCCGACGCGGCCTCCAAGCAGAAGATCCGGATCCGGCTGAAGGCCTACGACCACGAGATCATCGACCAGTCGACGAAGAAGATCGTCGAGACGGTCCTGCGGACGCAGGCCACCGTGCGCGGCCCGGTTCCCCTCCCGACCGAGAAGCACCGCTACACGGTGATCCGCTCGCCCCACAAGGACAAGGACTCCCGGGAGCACTTCGAGATGCGCATCCACAAGCGCCTCCTCGACATCCTGGAGCCCAGCCCCAAGACGGTCGACTCGCTCCAGCGGCTCGACCTGCCGGCGGGCGTGGACATCGAGATCAAGATCCAGCAGGCGTAG
- the fusA gene encoding elongation factor G, with translation MADGPAIREFPLSRTRNIGIMAHIDAGKTTTTERILYYTGRTYKIGEVHEGAAVMDWMVQEQERGITITSAATTCRWKDTWINIIDTPGHVDFTVEVERSLRVLDGAVAVFDAVAGVEPQTETVWRQANKYRVPRICFVNKMDRIGADFYQAVESIKDRLEAVVAVIQLPVGAEGHFRGVVDLLDMRALLWDEAGLGDDWETVDIPDDLVSEAETWRHELIDVLSQHDDNLLEKFIGDEEISAADLRTALRAATIDNEVVPVMCGSAFKNKGVQPLLDAVIDYLPSPLDLRPVQGFDLKGIEHLERAPSDDEPFSALAFKIMSDPYVGKLTYFRVYSGKLTAGSQVLNTTKDRKERIGRILQMHANHREDKDAVFTGDIVAAVGLKHTTTGDTLCEPGHPLILESLEFPEPVIHVAVEPKTKADQDKLGKALFALSEEDPTFQVRTDEETGQTVISGMGELHLEVLVDRMLREFKVDATVGKPQVAYRETISKPVTKVVYRHVKQTGGAGQFAHVVIDLEPTGPGGGYEFIDKISGGRVPREFIPAVDQGIQSALDAGVLAGYTTVDVRAILTDGSAHDVDSSEMAFKIAGSMAFKEAARRAGPVLLEPIMAVEVVTPEDYMGDVIGDLSSRRGKVEGMEQRGNSQVVRATVPLSEMFGYATDLRSRTQGRATYTMQFHSYQQVPDSISKEIVARVRGE, from the coding sequence ATGGCTGACGGCCCTGCCATCCGAGAGTTCCCGCTGAGCCGGACCCGAAACATCGGGATCATGGCCCACATCGACGCGGGCAAGACCACGACGACGGAGCGGATCCTCTACTACACGGGCCGCACGTACAAGATCGGCGAGGTCCACGAGGGCGCAGCCGTCATGGACTGGATGGTCCAGGAGCAGGAGCGGGGGATCACCATCACGTCCGCCGCCACCACCTGCCGGTGGAAGGACACCTGGATCAACATCATCGACACCCCTGGCCACGTCGACTTCACCGTCGAGGTGGAGCGCTCGCTCCGGGTGCTCGACGGCGCGGTCGCGGTGTTCGACGCCGTCGCCGGCGTGGAGCCCCAGACCGAGACCGTCTGGCGGCAGGCCAACAAGTACCGGGTGCCGCGCATCTGCTTCGTCAACAAGATGGACCGGATCGGCGCCGACTTCTACCAGGCCGTCGAGAGCATCAAGGACCGCCTCGAGGCCGTCGTCGCGGTGATCCAGCTGCCGGTGGGCGCCGAGGGCCACTTCCGGGGCGTCGTCGACCTGCTCGACATGAGGGCCCTCCTCTGGGACGAGGCCGGCCTGGGCGACGACTGGGAGACCGTCGACATCCCCGACGACCTCGTCTCCGAGGCCGAGACGTGGCGCCACGAGCTCATCGACGTCCTCAGCCAGCACGACGACAACCTGCTCGAGAAGTTCATCGGCGACGAGGAGATCAGCGCCGCCGACCTGCGCACCGCCCTGCGGGCCGCCACCATCGACAACGAGGTGGTCCCGGTGATGTGCGGCTCGGCGTTCAAGAACAAGGGCGTGCAGCCGCTGCTCGACGCCGTCATCGACTACCTGCCCTCGCCGCTCGACCTCCGGCCCGTGCAGGGGTTCGACCTCAAGGGCATCGAGCACCTCGAGCGGGCCCCGTCCGACGACGAGCCCTTCTCGGCGCTGGCGTTCAAGATCATGAGCGACCCCTACGTGGGCAAGCTCACGTACTTCCGCGTGTACAGCGGCAAGCTCACCGCCGGCTCCCAGGTGCTCAACACCACCAAGGACCGCAAGGAGCGGATCGGCCGCATCCTCCAGATGCACGCCAACCACCGTGAGGACAAGGACGCCGTCTTCACCGGCGACATCGTCGCCGCCGTCGGCCTCAAGCACACGACCACCGGCGACACGCTCTGCGAGCCCGGCCACCCCTTGATCCTCGAGTCGCTCGAGTTCCCCGAGCCGGTCATCCACGTGGCCGTCGAGCCCAAGACGAAGGCCGACCAGGACAAGCTGGGCAAGGCCCTCTTCGCGCTCTCCGAGGAGGACCCGACGTTCCAGGTGCGCACCGACGAGGAGACCGGCCAGACCGTGATCTCGGGCATGGGCGAGCTGCACCTCGAGGTGCTGGTCGACCGCATGCTGCGCGAGTTCAAGGTCGACGCCACGGTGGGCAAGCCGCAGGTGGCCTATCGCGAGACCATCTCCAAGCCGGTGACCAAGGTGGTCTACCGCCACGTGAAGCAGACCGGCGGTGCGGGCCAGTTCGCCCACGTGGTGATCGATCTCGAGCCCACCGGTCCGGGCGGCGGCTACGAGTTCATCGACAAGATCAGCGGCGGGCGGGTGCCCCGGGAGTTCATCCCGGCGGTCGACCAGGGCATCCAGAGCGCCCTCGACGCCGGCGTGCTCGCCGGCTACACCACCGTCGACGTCCGGGCGATCCTCACCGACGGCTCGGCCCACGACGTCGACTCCTCGGAGATGGCGTTCAAGATCGCCGGTTCGATGGCCTTCAAGGAGGCCGCCCGTCGGGCCGGGCCGGTGCTCCTCGAGCCGATCATGGCCGTCGAGGTCGTCACCCCCGAGGACTACATGGGCGACGTGATCGGCGATCTGTCGAGCCGCCGGGGCAAGGTCGAGGGCATGGAGCAGCGGGGCAACAGCCAGGTGGTGCGGGCCACCGTGCCGCTGTCGGAGATGTTCGGCTACGCTACCGACCTTCGGTCGCGCACCCAGGGTCGCGCGACCTACACGATGCAGTTCCACTCCTACCAGCAGGTCCCCGACTCGATCTCGAAGGAGATCGTGGCCCGGGTCCGAGGCGAGTAG
- the rpsG gene encoding 30S ribosomal protein S7 produces the protein MPRKGPAPRRELMPDPIYRSVLVTQVVNKVLQRGKRTVAEHIVYEALDTIQEKTGNDPVATLKRAIDNVKPPLEVRSRRVGGATYQVPVEVRPRRANTLAIRWVVGYARQRREKTMAQRLANELLDAANGVGAAIKRKDDLQKMAESNKAFAHYRW, from the coding sequence GTGCCCCGCAAGGGTCCCGCCCCCCGCCGAGAGCTCATGCCCGACCCCATCTACCGGTCGGTCCTCGTCACCCAGGTCGTGAACAAGGTGCTGCAGCGGGGCAAGCGCACGGTCGCCGAGCACATCGTCTACGAGGCGCTCGACACCATCCAGGAGAAGACCGGCAACGACCCGGTGGCCACCCTCAAGCGGGCCATCGACAACGTGAAGCCGCCCCTCGAGGTGCGCAGCCGCCGGGTGGGCGGCGCCACGTACCAGGTGCCGGTCGAGGTCCGGCCACGCCGGGCCAACACGCTCGCCATCCGTTGGGTGGTCGGCTACGCCCGCCAGCGGCGGGAGAAGACCATGGCCCAGCGACTCGCCAACGAGCTGCTCGACGCGGCCAACGGCGTCGGTGCCGCGATCAAGCGCAAGGACGACCTCCAGAAGATGGCCGAGTCGAACAAGGCCTTCGCCCACTACCGCTGGTAG
- a CDS encoding 30S ribosomal protein S12, which yields MPTIQQLVRKGRESKSSKTKTPALKGAPQRRGVCTRVYTNTPKKPNSALRKVARVRLTSGMEITAYIPGEGHNLQEHSIVLVRGGRVKDLPGVRYKIIRGTLDTSGVRDRKQARSRYGAKKEK from the coding sequence GTGCCCACCATCCAGCAGCTGGTCCGCAAGGGCCGGGAATCCAAGTCCTCGAAGACGAAGACCCCTGCCCTGAAGGGGGCCCCGCAGCGACGGGGTGTGTGCACGCGCGTCTACACGAACACCCCGAAGAAGCCGAACTCGGCCCTGCGCAAGGTGGCCCGCGTGCGGCTCACCAGCGGCATGGAGATCACGGCCTACATCCCCGGCGAGGGCCACAACCTGCAGGAGCACTCGATCGTGCTCGTGCGCGGCGGCCGCGTGAAGGACCTGCCCGGCGTTCGCTACAAGATCATCCGCGGCACCCTCGACACCTCGGGCGTCCGCGACCGCAAGCAGGCCCGCAGCCGCTACGGCGCCAAGAAGGAGAAGTAG